Proteins encoded together in one Formosa sp. Hel3_A1_48 window:
- a CDS encoding LUD domain-containing protein: MSVFRKIFGSISKSDKGQPEKKVDNKFLPKKDLPIDESFTVKFNENGGKFLYSENLNEAHQYLQQILKENNWTDKMALILNKKLKEKFKDFDWKTTSKVEDGHYLFTTCEYLIANDGSLLISSNQIAEKKLNELPKNFVVFATTSQIVQTIGEGLHGIKAKNKKNIPTNITTIKHFKVIEDDNFLSYGSSSKNLYLLLLEDL; the protein is encoded by the coding sequence ATGAGTGTGTTTCGTAAAATATTTGGTTCCATTTCAAAATCTGACAAGGGACAACCAGAAAAAAAGGTTGACAACAAATTCCTACCCAAAAAAGACCTCCCAATCGATGAGTCTTTTACGGTAAAATTCAACGAAAATGGCGGTAAATTTCTGTACAGTGAAAACTTAAATGAAGCCCATCAATATCTTCAGCAGATTTTAAAAGAAAACAACTGGACCGACAAAATGGCCTTGATTTTAAACAAAAAACTCAAGGAAAAGTTTAAAGATTTTGATTGGAAAACTACAAGTAAAGTTGAAGATGGTCATTATTTATTTACAACGTGTGAATATCTAATAGCAAATGATGGCTCCCTTTTGATTTCATCAAACCAAATCGCTGAAAAAAAATTAAATGAGTTACCAAAGAATTTTGTTGTCTTTGCAACCACAAGCCAAATCGTTCAAACCATTGGAGAAGGGCTTCATGGTATAAAAGCCAAAAACAAAAAAAATATTCCTACAAATATCACAACAATAAAGCATTTTAAGGTTATTGAAGACGATAATTTTTTAAGCTATGGAAGCAGCTCAAAAAACTTATACCTGCTGCTTTTAGAAGATTTATAA
- a CDS encoding phosphatidate cytidylyltransferase — protein MKELSKRLIFGALFVIILVVSAQHQYALTALFFVFGIICLKEFNLLIEQRNNISYAMFSILYGVLAFWDILTENNNSLDEATQILHVVSVFVLLFLIRDLFSKKSLPKLLTNRYINTTFYISTGILFLLLIAINFGQYSPENIIGIFALIWINDSFAYLIGKNFGRQKLFESVSPKKTVEGFLAGVFFSAIGSYIIFKLTDNLLFSKWLILSVIVSVFGTIGDLIESKYKRQAEVKDSGTLIPGHGGLLDRLDSAIFVAPFIYLFLRILNYVS, from the coding sequence TTGAAGGAACTTAGTAAAAGATTAATATTCGGGGCATTATTTGTTATCATTCTGGTGGTGTCTGCACAACACCAATACGCACTTACAGCGCTCTTTTTTGTTTTTGGAATAATCTGTCTGAAAGAATTCAATCTACTTATAGAGCAACGCAACAATATATCTTATGCAATGTTTTCCATATTGTATGGTGTTTTGGCTTTTTGGGACATCCTCACCGAAAATAACAATAGTTTAGATGAAGCTACACAAATTCTTCATGTGGTCAGTGTTTTTGTATTACTTTTTTTAATTCGTGATTTATTTTCGAAGAAAAGCTTACCAAAACTTCTTACGAATCGATATATTAATACTACATTTTATATAAGTACAGGGATTTTATTTTTACTACTCATCGCCATTAATTTTGGTCAATATAGCCCTGAAAATATAATTGGAATATTTGCACTTATATGGATCAATGACAGTTTTGCATATTTGATTGGAAAAAACTTTGGAAGACAAAAATTATTTGAAAGTGTTTCGCCAAAAAAAACAGTTGAAGGATTTTTAGCTGGGGTATTCTTTTCCGCCATTGGTAGCTATATTATTTTCAAACTCACTGATAATCTCCTTTTTTCAAAATGGTTGATTCTAAGTGTAATCGTAAGTGTGTTTGGAACTATTGGAGATTTGATTGAATCAAAATACAAACGTCAAGCAGAAGTTAAAGACAGCGGAACACTAATACCCGGACATGGCGGTTTGTTAGACCGCCTTGACAGCGCTATATTTGTAGCACCATTTATCTATTTATTTTTAAGAATTTTAAATTATGTTTCATAA
- a CDS encoding phosphatidylserine decarboxylase family protein, whose amino-acid sequence MFHKEGQKIIFISLILVGGLFLLIDFIEIPWLIKTLQIGLLVFFILILQFFRNPKRHTQHNDIHVVSPVDGKVVVIEEVEEPEYFKDKRLQVSIFMSPINVHVTRYPVGGKVVFSKYHPGKYLVAWHPKSSEENERTTVVVENQKIGKVLYRQIAGALARRIVNYAKKDMNVVQGSDAGFIKFGSRVDLFLPLDTKLKVKLDQKVRGGETIIAEL is encoded by the coding sequence ATGTTTCATAAAGAAGGTCAAAAAATTATTTTTATAAGCCTGATACTTGTAGGTGGGTTATTTTTATTAATTGATTTTATAGAAATACCCTGGTTAATCAAAACTCTACAGATTGGCTTACTGGTTTTCTTTATATTGATTCTTCAATTTTTCAGAAATCCGAAGCGGCATACACAGCACAACGATATACATGTTGTATCACCTGTTGATGGCAAAGTTGTGGTTATCGAAGAGGTCGAAGAGCCTGAATACTTCAAAGATAAAAGACTGCAAGTGAGCATTTTTATGTCCCCTATAAATGTTCACGTAACCCGTTACCCGGTAGGCGGAAAAGTAGTGTTTAGCAAATATCATCCAGGCAAATATCTAGTCGCTTGGCACCCAAAGTCTAGTGAAGAAAATGAGCGCACCACAGTTGTGGTAGAGAACCAAAAGATTGGTAAAGTTCTTTACCGACAAATTGCTGGAGCACTGGCTCGAAGAATTGTGAATTACGCTAAAAAAGACATGAATGTAGTCCAGGGAAGTGATGCTGGGTTCATTAAATTTGGTTCGAGAGTAGATTTATTTTTACCTTTGGACACCAAACTAAAAGTAAAACTAGATCAAAAAGTAAGAGGCGGTGAGACTATCATTGCAGAACTTTAA
- a CDS encoding acyl-CoA-binding protein has product MNKKDALDKEFKTAVESISNHKEPFPADTLLKLYAFYKRATNDYSRPNSSKAIINAFKTNALFQVEDITQDEAKKRYIELAKEYLIYRK; this is encoded by the coding sequence ATGAATAAAAAAGACGCATTAGATAAAGAATTCAAAACCGCTGTGGAGAGTATAAGCAACCACAAGGAACCCTTTCCTGCTGACACACTTTTAAAACTATATGCATTTTACAAGAGGGCAACTAACGATTATTCGCGTCCTAATAGCAGTAAGGCCATCATCAATGCCTTCAAGACTAACGCCCTTTTTCAAGTTGAAGACATAACTCAGGACGAAGCCAAAAAACGCTATATAGAATTGGCTAAAGAATATTTAATTTACAGGAAGTAA
- a CDS encoding valine--tRNA ligase, with amino-acid sequence MSIPSKYDATKVEQKWYDYWMKHQYFHSKPDNRTPYTIVIPPPNVTGILHMGHMLNNTIQDVLIRRARLQGKNACWVPGTDHASIATEAKVVAKLKEKGIDKNDLTREEFMSHAWDWTNEYGGVILNQLKKLGCSCDWDRTKFTLDDEMSESVISVFIDLFNKGLIYRGYRMVNWDPQAQTTLSDEEVIYEERQGSLYYVEYAIEGSNERLTIATTRPETILGDSAICINPNDERFSHLKGKKAIVPLCNRVIPIIEDEYVDMEFGTGCLKVTPAHDENDKVLGDKHQLEVIDIFNADATLNSYGLHYEGKDRFVVRKEIVEELKDKGFLVKIEPHMHKVGTSERTKVVIEPRLSDQWFLKMEDLAKPALDAVLKESTVKLFPKKFNNTYRHWMENIRDWNISRQLFWGQQIPAYYYGDGKDDFVVASTAVEALKLAQKKSKNSSLSVKDLRQDADVLDTWFSSWLWPISVFDGIRNPDNAEFNYYYPTNDLVTGPDILFFWVARMIVAGFEFKEEKPFENVYLTGLVRDKQRRKMSKSLGNSPDALGLIEQFGADGVRVGLLLSSAAGNDLLFDEALCQQGKGFGNKIWNAFRLINGWEVADIEQPEYASIALDWYTSKFQKVLAEIEDHFSKYRLSDALMAIYKLVWDDFCSWLLEMIKPSYGAPIDKQTHQRIVDLLEHNLKVLHPFMPFLTEEIWHFLKDRSPNEALIVSTWPEKVSYDSTILESFDFAAEVVSGIRNLRKQKQIPFKTAVELHVINKASFSKTFDGLISKLGNISNIYYTSSAVDKAFSFRVKSNEYYMLADMLIDIDAELAKLEEELMYTKGFLLSVQKKLSNERFVNNAPSQVVASEKKKEADALAKIDTLETSLSNLR; translated from the coding sequence ATGAGTATTCCATCAAAATATGATGCAACAAAGGTAGAGCAAAAGTGGTATGACTATTGGATGAAGCACCAATATTTTCATTCAAAGCCTGATAATAGAACTCCTTATACCATTGTAATTCCTCCGCCAAATGTAACTGGTATTTTGCATATGGGGCATATGCTCAACAATACTATTCAGGATGTTTTGATTAGACGTGCACGCCTTCAGGGAAAAAACGCTTGTTGGGTCCCTGGTACTGACCATGCCTCAATAGCAACTGAGGCTAAAGTGGTGGCCAAGCTAAAGGAAAAAGGTATTGATAAGAACGATTTGACACGAGAAGAATTTATGAGCCATGCTTGGGACTGGACCAATGAGTATGGTGGTGTAATTTTAAATCAGCTTAAGAAATTGGGTTGTTCATGCGATTGGGACCGTACAAAATTCACCTTGGATGATGAAATGAGCGAATCGGTCATTTCTGTGTTTATTGATTTGTTCAATAAAGGGTTGATTTACAGAGGTTATAGAATGGTGAATTGGGATCCTCAAGCACAGACAACACTTTCTGATGAGGAAGTTATATACGAAGAACGTCAAGGCAGTTTATATTACGTGGAATATGCAATCGAAGGAAGCAATGAACGCCTCACTATAGCCACAACAAGACCAGAAACTATTTTGGGTGATTCAGCAATTTGTATCAATCCAAACGATGAGCGTTTTTCTCATTTAAAAGGTAAAAAAGCAATTGTTCCTTTGTGTAATAGAGTCATTCCAATTATCGAGGATGAATATGTTGATATGGAGTTTGGAACAGGTTGTTTAAAAGTTACCCCTGCACATGATGAAAATGACAAGGTATTGGGGGACAAGCACCAATTGGAGGTTATTGATATTTTCAATGCAGATGCAACACTCAATAGTTATGGACTGCACTACGAAGGGAAAGATCGGTTTGTAGTTCGTAAAGAAATTGTTGAAGAATTAAAAGACAAAGGGTTTTTAGTAAAAATAGAACCACATATGCACAAAGTTGGTACTTCAGAACGTACCAAAGTTGTTATTGAACCTCGTCTTTCTGACCAATGGTTTCTCAAAATGGAAGATTTGGCAAAACCTGCCTTAGACGCCGTATTAAAGGAGAGTACGGTAAAATTATTTCCAAAAAAATTCAATAATACCTATCGCCATTGGATGGAAAACATCCGTGATTGGAATATATCCCGCCAATTGTTTTGGGGTCAACAAATTCCAGCCTACTATTATGGCGATGGAAAAGACGATTTTGTAGTTGCTTCTACTGCAGTGGAGGCTTTAAAATTGGCACAAAAAAAATCAAAGAACTCATCACTTAGCGTCAAAGACTTAAGACAAGATGCAGATGTTTTAGATACTTGGTTTTCGTCATGGCTTTGGCCAATTTCAGTTTTTGATGGTATTAGAAATCCAGATAATGCTGAATTCAATTATTACTACCCTACTAATGATCTTGTTACTGGGCCAGATATTTTATTTTTTTGGGTCGCACGAATGATAGTTGCAGGCTTTGAGTTTAAAGAAGAAAAACCGTTTGAAAATGTATATTTGACAGGGTTAGTTCGCGATAAACAACGCCGAAAAATGAGTAAGTCTTTAGGTAATTCACCTGATGCGCTTGGGCTTATTGAGCAATTTGGAGCCGATGGAGTACGCGTTGGACTGTTGTTGAGTTCAGCAGCTGGGAATGATTTGCTGTTTGATGAAGCTCTATGTCAACAAGGCAAAGGCTTTGGCAATAAAATTTGGAACGCGTTCCGACTTATCAACGGATGGGAAGTTGCCGATATTGAACAACCTGAGTATGCTTCAATTGCTTTAGATTGGTACACGTCAAAATTTCAAAAAGTATTGGCGGAAATTGAAGATCATTTCAGTAAATACCGTCTAAGTGATGCTCTTATGGCTATTTATAAGTTGGTGTGGGACGATTTTTGTTCTTGGTTATTGGAGATGATCAAGCCATCTTATGGAGCACCAATTGATAAACAAACGCATCAACGTATAGTTGATTTATTGGAGCATAATCTAAAAGTGTTGCATCCATTTATGCCTTTCCTGACAGAGGAAATCTGGCATTTTTTAAAAGACCGTAGCCCTAATGAAGCTTTAATTGTCTCGACTTGGCCAGAAAAAGTTTCTTATGATTCTACTATTTTAGAAAGTTTTGACTTTGCTGCAGAAGTTGTTAGTGGTATAAGAAATTTGCGCAAACAAAAGCAAATTCCCTTTAAAACAGCTGTTGAGCTTCACGTCATTAACAAGGCATCTTTCTCAAAAACTTTTGATGGCTTAATTTCAAAACTCGGAAATATATCCAACATTTATTATACATCATCTGCTGTAGATAAAGCCTTTTCTTTCCGTGTAAAATCTAATGAATATTATATGCTAGCTGATATGCTGATTGATATTGATGCTGAGTTAGCCAAACTTGAAGAGGAGTTAATGTACACCAAAGGATTTTTACTTTCTGTTCAGAAAAAATTATCTAACGAGCGATTTGTAAATAATGCACCTTCACAAGTAGTAGCAAGCGAAAAGAAAAAAGAGGCTGATGCTCTAGCCAAAATTGATACTTTAGAAACGAGTTTAAGCAATCTAAGGTAG
- a CDS encoding DUF1573 domain-containing protein: MKKILTLMLLSLFLLNTNAQERTAKIEFESTVIDYGTIEKGSDGVRVFKFTNTGNAPLIVSKVKSSCGCTVPKKPEKPILPGEEGEIQVKYDTNRVNPIRKTITVTSNADTPTVALKIKGTVIDPAKTSPLQPTNKSVVEK; this comes from the coding sequence ATGAAAAAAATATTAACACTAATGCTCCTTAGTTTATTTCTTCTAAATACTAACGCGCAAGAGCGTACTGCAAAAATTGAATTTGAATCTACTGTAATTGATTACGGGACTATTGAAAAAGGATCTGATGGAGTTCGCGTTTTCAAATTTACTAATACTGGAAACGCACCACTTATTGTATCAAAGGTTAAATCTAGCTGTGGCTGTACAGTTCCAAAAAAGCCAGAAAAGCCTATTTTGCCTGGTGAAGAGGGTGAAATTCAAGTAAAGTATGACACCAACAGAGTCAATCCGATCCGAAAAACAATTACCGTTACTTCTAATGCTGACACTCCTACTGTGGCACTTAAAATAAAAGGTACTGTTATCGACCCGGCCAAAACTAGCCCATTACAACCGACAAACAAAAGCGTTGTTGAAAAATAA
- a CDS encoding pyridoxal phosphate-dependent aminotransferase, with the protein MPKISIKGIQMPESPIRKLVPYAEQAKTKGTLVYHLNIGQPDINTPQIALDAVKNNCLEVVAYSRSEGSEQYREKLAGYYKKHNIQVEAKEITVTTGGSEALLFTMGSIMDPGDEVIIPEPFYANYNGFSVAQGVNVIPVVSDIDANFALPAIKDFESLITPKTKAILICNPGNPTGYLYSREEISQLKELVIKHDLFLIADEVYREFTYDGLHHHSIMEIDGLQDHAIMIDSVSKRYSMCGARIGCIVTRNKRVTDAALKFAQARLSPPTFALLASEAALDTPDSYFEEVKKEYAERRNILIQELKKINGVKVANPKGAFYCIVELPVKDSDKFAQWLLEEFRVNNETIMIAPAAGFYATEGLGHNQVRIAYVLKKEDLIASVNILKKGLEAYKTTE; encoded by the coding sequence ATGCCAAAAATTTCAATCAAAGGAATACAAATGCCGGAGTCACCAATACGCAAATTGGTCCCCTATGCAGAGCAGGCAAAAACTAAGGGCACATTGGTGTATCACCTAAACATAGGACAACCTGATATTAACACCCCGCAAATAGCACTTGATGCTGTAAAAAATAACTGTCTTGAAGTAGTAGCGTACAGCCGCTCAGAAGGCTCAGAACAATACCGAGAAAAATTAGCGGGTTACTACAAAAAACACAACATTCAAGTTGAAGCCAAAGAGATTACAGTAACCACTGGTGGAAGTGAAGCACTGCTTTTTACCATGGGAAGTATTATGGATCCTGGTGACGAAGTGATTATCCCTGAACCCTTTTATGCTAATTATAACGGCTTTTCAGTAGCTCAAGGAGTTAATGTAATACCTGTTGTCTCTGATATTGATGCAAATTTTGCGCTCCCTGCTATTAAAGATTTTGAAAGCTTAATTACGCCTAAAACCAAAGCTATTCTTATTTGTAATCCTGGAAATCCAACAGGCTATTTGTACAGCAGAGAAGAAATTAGTCAACTCAAGGAGTTAGTTATAAAACACGATTTGTTTTTGATCGCTGATGAAGTGTACAGAGAATTCACCTACGACGGCCTTCACCACCATTCTATTATGGAAATTGATGGGTTACAAGACCACGCCATAATGATCGATTCTGTCTCTAAACGATACAGCATGTGCGGGGCTAGGATAGGATGTATTGTTACAAGAAACAAAAGAGTTACCGATGCAGCACTAAAGTTTGCTCAAGCACGCTTATCGCCTCCTACATTTGCGCTTTTGGCGAGCGAAGCAGCACTTGATACTCCCGATTCATATTTTGAAGAAGTCAAAAAAGAATATGCAGAACGACGCAATATATTAATTCAAGAGCTCAAAAAAATTAATGGTGTAAAAGTAGCTAATCCCAAAGGAGCTTTTTACTGCATTGTAGAGCTTCCTGTAAAGGATTCGGACAAATTTGCACAATGGTTGTTAGAAGAATTTCGTGTTAATAATGAAACGATTATGATTGCACCTGCGGCAGGCTTTTACGCCACAGAAGGACTGGGGCATAATCAGGTGCGCATAGCTTATGTCCTGAAAAAAGAAGATTTAATAGCCTCGGTAAATATTCTTAAAAAAGGACTAGAAGCTTATAAAACTACAGAATGA
- the murB gene encoding UDP-N-acetylmuramate dehydrogenase — protein MIQQNVSLKPYNTFGINVNAEAFASVKTLEDLKTTLKNRPSKILIIGGGSNILLTEDFEGLVLHIDLKGIEVCKKQNETTIVKVSAGENWHDFVLWSLKQNLGGIENLSLIPGNVGTAPIQNIGAYGVELKDTFVCCEALNLKTLELEIFSKEECNFGYRNSVFKSEHKGKYIITSVTFELTHTKHQLKTTYGAISNELLANGVTSPSIQDISKAVITIRKSKLPDPKKLGNCGSFFKNPIVPKEHFEQLLTQFPNMPHYPVSSNEVKIPAAWLIETAGFKGKTFKNYGVHKHQALVLVNYGGASGRDILSLSQLIQKTINSIFGIALEAEVNVL, from the coding sequence ATGATTCAACAGAACGTTTCTTTAAAACCTTATAATACTTTTGGCATCAATGTCAACGCTGAAGCTTTTGCTTCTGTAAAAACGCTAGAAGATTTAAAGACCACACTAAAGAACAGACCCTCAAAAATATTAATCATCGGAGGGGGAAGTAATATTCTATTAACCGAAGATTTTGAAGGGCTAGTGCTTCATATAGATCTTAAAGGCATAGAAGTTTGCAAAAAACAAAACGAAACCACTATCGTAAAAGTCTCTGCTGGCGAAAACTGGCACGACTTTGTCTTGTGGTCCTTAAAACAAAACTTAGGTGGAATAGAGAATTTATCTCTAATTCCAGGAAATGTTGGTACAGCTCCGATTCAAAATATTGGAGCCTATGGAGTAGAACTGAAAGACACTTTCGTTTGCTGCGAGGCATTAAATCTTAAGACTCTAGAGCTAGAAATATTTTCAAAAGAAGAATGTAATTTTGGGTACAGAAATTCTGTTTTTAAATCAGAACATAAAGGAAAATACATTATCACCTCAGTAACTTTTGAATTGACCCACACCAAGCACCAACTAAAAACAACTTATGGTGCTATTTCGAATGAATTGTTAGCAAATGGAGTAACTAGCCCAAGTATCCAAGACATTTCAAAAGCAGTGATTACTATTCGAAAATCTAAACTCCCAGATCCAAAAAAACTTGGAAATTGCGGTAGTTTTTTTAAAAATCCAATTGTACCAAAAGAACATTTTGAGCAATTATTAACACAGTTCCCAAATATGCCTCACTATCCTGTTTCATCAAATGAAGTAAAAATACCAGCAGCTTGGCTCATTGAAACTGCAGGTTTTAAAGGAAAAACCTTCAAAAATTATGGTGTTCACAAGCATCAGGCTCTAGTACTTGTCAATTATGGTGGCGCTTCTGGTCGAGATATCTTGAGTTTATCACAACTCATTCAAAAAACCATCAATTCTATTTTTGGGATAGCACTCGAAGCAGAGGTCAATGTATTGTGA
- the aqpZ gene encoding aquaporin Z — protein sequence MKKLYAEFFGTFWLVFGGCGSAIFAAKFPESGIGFIGVSFAFGMTVLTMAYALGHISGAHFNPAVSFGLWAAGRFNPKNLFGYIVSQTLGALVAASVLFLILTGKSDFESIGTFAANGYGDLSPGGYSLSSVLISEFVLTAFFLIIILGSTTEKAHQKFAPMAIGFALTLIHLISIPISNTSVNPARSTGQAIFAGADFSAQLWLFWLAPIAGAIAAGIVSKASQNCD from the coding sequence ATGAAAAAGCTTTATGCAGAATTTTTTGGTACATTTTGGTTGGTTTTTGGTGGTTGTGGGAGTGCTATTTTTGCGGCCAAATTCCCTGAATCGGGTATTGGCTTTATAGGAGTTTCATTTGCCTTCGGAATGACCGTCCTTACCATGGCATACGCTCTGGGGCATATCTCAGGCGCACATTTCAATCCTGCTGTTTCTTTTGGTCTTTGGGCTGCAGGTCGTTTTAACCCTAAAAACCTTTTTGGATATATTGTATCCCAAACCTTAGGCGCTCTTGTTGCAGCTTCAGTTCTCTTCTTAATACTTACGGGCAAATCTGACTTTGAATCTATAGGGACTTTTGCTGCTAATGGCTATGGTGATTTGTCTCCTGGGGGCTACTCTTTGAGTTCTGTTTTAATTTCAGAATTTGTTTTAACAGCATTTTTTCTAATCATAATTTTAGGCAGTACAACTGAAAAAGCTCACCAGAAGTTTGCGCCAATGGCCATTGGTTTTGCTCTTACCCTTATTCACTTGATAAGTATTCCGATCTCAAACACTTCGGTTAATCCAGCGCGCTCTACAGGTCAAGCTATTTTTGCAGGTGCTGACTTTTCTGCACAACTTTGGCTATTTTGGTTAGCACCCATAGCTGGAGCTATTGCAGCAGGTATAGTGAGTAAAGCCAGTCAAAACTGCGATTAG
- a CDS encoding membrane or secreted protein, whose amino-acid sequence MKLLLITLSLLGLGIAGISIKLWAKKDGKFAGTCASQNPMLNNEGEACGFCGKTPDEFGDCDNSGKK is encoded by the coding sequence ATGAAACTACTTTTAATTACACTATCACTTTTAGGCCTTGGGATTGCAGGGATTTCCATTAAATTATGGGCCAAAAAAGACGGTAAATTTGCCGGTACTTGTGCTAGCCAAAATCCAATGCTAAACAACGAAGGTGAGGCTTGTGGGTTTTGTGGTAAAACCCCTGATGAATTTGGCGACTGCGATAACAGCGGAAAAAAATAA
- a CDS encoding glycosyltransferase, giving the protein MPLTVLFYIFMTVTILEISYFCFAVYSIRNMPLQLKKSNTAISLILYTKNQAELIKTQLPVFLKQKHKNFEIVLINDASSDDTLEIMKRFQNENSKIKVIDVKNIEAFWGSKKYALTLAIKAASHERLVISSIDHKPNSTAWLQHIASALKEKSFIIGLRKYTSKNTLFYRFFNFRELVKSCTLSKMGIVYGGTSANVSYTKTLFYSASGFAKHMQLPFGETKLFANEVSKLSNTAICLQHDSGVTQLHKPKFGTWLKEQVEEDLILRQSRKLVLLSNRFLFLCRLVFYILAVVLMIISEPETKPLIIILLSGRFAIQYICYGIIANKLKELKLIIALPFLDLWSLILQFVIFITGFKSKQPHWN; this is encoded by the coding sequence ATGCCCTTGACCGTTCTTTTTTACATCTTCATGACGGTAACTATTTTAGAAATTTCCTATTTCTGCTTTGCAGTATATAGCATACGCAATATGCCCTTGCAGCTAAAAAAATCAAATACTGCAATTTCCTTAATACTATATACAAAGAATCAAGCTGAATTAATAAAAACACAACTGCCTGTTTTTCTAAAACAAAAACATAAAAATTTTGAAATTGTATTAATTAACGATGCCTCTTCAGATGATACACTAGAAATCATGAAACGTTTTCAAAACGAAAACTCAAAAATAAAGGTGATCGATGTCAAAAATATTGAAGCATTTTGGGGCAGTAAAAAATACGCACTGACTTTAGCCATAAAAGCTGCCTCACACGAACGCTTAGTTATAAGCTCCATTGATCATAAACCCAACTCTACGGCATGGCTTCAGCATATAGCTTCAGCGCTTAAAGAAAAATCTTTCATAATCGGATTGAGAAAATATACTTCTAAAAATACCTTATTTTACCGATTTTTTAATTTTAGGGAACTTGTTAAAAGCTGCACTCTGAGTAAAATGGGGATAGTTTACGGAGGAACTTCAGCAAATGTGAGTTATACTAAAACACTTTTTTACAGTGCTAGTGGATTTGCAAAACACATGCAACTTCCCTTTGGAGAAACCAAATTATTTGCCAATGAAGTCTCAAAATTATCGAATACCGCAATTTGTTTGCAACACGACAGCGGAGTGACGCAATTACACAAACCCAAGTTTGGGACATGGTTGAAAGAACAAGTTGAAGAGGACTTAATTTTAAGGCAAAGCAGGAAACTTGTACTGCTAAGCAATAGGTTTCTTTTTTTATGTCGTCTAGTATTTTACATCCTAGCTGTAGTTTTGATGATTATTAGTGAGCCTGAGACAAAACCCTTAATTATAATATTGCTCAGTGGCCGTTTTGCAATTCAATACATTTGCTACGGAATCATAGCCAACAAATTAAAAGAATTAAAGTTAATCATAGCACTACCATTTCTTGATCTTTGGTCTCTTATTTTACAATTTGTTATATTTATAACAGGATTTAAGTCAAAACAACCGCATTGGAATTAA
- a CDS encoding RNA polymerase sigma factor, which translates to MELNEAITKAKENNQIAFNFLLETFWNDVFGFLVKRTQNENDAEDITIETFFKAFDKINSFDSKFKFKTWLITIAKNTHLDSIRKQKNTLSNQTTEEDEKRVYWIRDQAPSVEDKLINEQNLAELLKDIKKLKPHHQEIIQLRYFQELSYLEIAKKIDAPINNVKIKLLRAKKLLAWIIRTKHD; encoded by the coding sequence TTGGAATTAAACGAAGCGATTACAAAAGCCAAAGAAAATAATCAAATTGCTTTCAACTTTTTGTTGGAAACTTTTTGGAATGATGTTTTCGGCTTTTTAGTAAAGCGCACCCAAAACGAGAACGATGCAGAGGACATTACAATTGAAACATTTTTTAAAGCTTTCGATAAAATCAATTCTTTTGACTCTAAATTTAAATTCAAAACTTGGCTAATAACAATAGCTAAAAACACCCATTTAGATAGCATCCGAAAACAAAAAAACACGCTCAGTAACCAAACAACTGAGGAGGATGAAAAGCGCGTCTATTGGATTCGCGATCAAGCTCCATCTGTAGAGGATAAACTTATAAATGAACAAAATTTGGCTGAACTGCTAAAGGACATCAAGAAATTAAAGCCTCATCACCAAGAAATTATTCAACTGCGGTATTTTCAAGAATTATCTTATCTAGAAATCGCAAAGAAAATTGATGCCCCTATAAATAATGTCAAAATAAAGCTTCTAAGAGCTAAAAAACTATTGGCTTGGATTATTCGCACAAAACATGACTAA